From Rickettsia endosymbiont of Ceutorhynchus obstrictus, a single genomic window includes:
- a CDS encoding phage portal protein — MKFPNLFNLFKRPPPVKRQYSAANINRLTSDWITSGLSADAELYKSLRLLRNRSRELCINNDYARRFLKRTSTNVIGNSGIRLQVRAVDNSGNFLSGINNQIMAQFESWSKKNNCTVDGRLSWIDCQRLFLESVARDGEVIIRLVKGFDNGFGFALQFIEADHLDEELNKTLTDGSYIRMGIEFNKWNRPVAYHLLTSHPGELFKCRENKKYQRIPAGEIIHAFIIDRPSQSRGVPWMHSAMLRLRMLAGYEEAELVAARVGASKMGFFVSPDGSGYLGSDDGRGNKLMEAEPGIFEQLPSGMDVKLFDPNHPTSSFADFEKSILRGIASGLDISYATLANDLENVNFSSIRHGSLEDRDSWRMLQNWLIEHFCNPIFESWLLMAITNNKIPISIGEFDRYNKPIWRPRGWAWVDPLKDNHANQIAIDQKTRSRSQIVADQGIDIEELFKQIVFEEELAKKYGLNLNKEQETNDRQEITNDETDE, encoded by the coding sequence ATGAAATTCCCCAATTTATTTAATCTATTCAAGCGTCCACCGCCGGTAAAACGCCAATATAGCGCCGCAAATATAAATAGGCTCACTAGTGACTGGATAACAAGCGGTTTGTCTGCCGACGCCGAGCTTTATAAGAGTTTGCGGTTACTGCGCAATAGGTCACGAGAGCTATGTATTAATAACGATTATGCCCGCAGGTTTTTAAAGCGCACTTCAACGAATGTAATAGGTAATAGCGGGATTCGTTTACAGGTTAGAGCCGTAGACAATAGCGGCAATTTCTTAAGCGGTATAAATAACCAAATAATGGCGCAATTTGAAAGCTGGAGTAAAAAAAATAATTGCACCGTCGACGGCAGGTTATCCTGGATTGATTGCCAGCGTTTGTTTTTGGAATCCGTAGCTAGAGACGGCGAAGTAATTATCCGGCTCGTTAAAGGTTTTGATAATGGGTTTGGCTTTGCGCTGCAATTTATCGAAGCCGATCATTTAGACGAAGAGCTAAATAAAACCCTAACGGATGGCTCTTATATAAGAATGGGTATTGAGTTTAACAAATGGAATCGCCCCGTTGCTTATCATCTACTTACTTCACATCCTGGCGAGCTATTTAAATGCAGAGAAAATAAAAAATATCAACGAATCCCTGCCGGTGAAATCATCCACGCTTTTATAATCGATCGCCCTTCGCAAAGTCGAGGCGTGCCTTGGATGCATAGCGCAATGTTAAGGCTTCGTATGCTGGCAGGTTATGAAGAGGCGGAGCTAGTAGCGGCAAGGGTCGGAGCTTCCAAAATGGGTTTTTTCGTCTCACCGGACGGCAGCGGTTATTTAGGTAGTGATGACGGGCGAGGCAATAAACTAATGGAAGCAGAACCGGGAATTTTTGAGCAATTACCTTCGGGAATGGATGTTAAATTATTCGATCCAAACCATCCGACTTCTAGTTTTGCCGATTTTGAGAAGTCAATACTTAGAGGCATTGCTAGCGGTCTTGATATTTCCTACGCCACCCTTGCAAATGATTTAGAAAATGTCAATTTCTCATCAATCAGGCACGGTAGTTTAGAAGATCGCGATAGCTGGCGAATGCTGCAAAACTGGCTGATAGAACATTTTTGTAATCCGATATTTGAAAGCTGGTTGTTAATGGCGATTACTAACAACAAAATCCCTATCTCGATAGGTGAATTTGATCGTTACAACAAACCGATATGGCGACCTCGCGGCTGGGCTTGGGTTGATCCGTTAAAAGACAATCACGCTAATCAAATTGCAATAGACCAAAAAACTCGAAGCCGCAGCCAAATAGTAGCCGATCAAGGAATAGACATTGAAGAGCTATTTAAACAAATAGTTTTTGAAGAGGAACTCGCTAAAAAATACGGATTAAATTTAAATAAGGAGCAAGAAACTAATGACCGACAAGAAATTACAAATGATGAAACAGATGAATAA
- a CDS encoding phage terminase large subunit family protein, protein MSRKKNQITGTISSKLAPPPKLTVSAWADSYRKLSSEASAEPGSWKTAKAPYQQAIMDALNDQQIEMIVVMSSAQVGKTEIINNIVGFHIHQDPAPMLVVQPTEKLAESWSTDRLSPMLRDSEVFKNLVKDPRSRDSGNKILYKKFPGGHITMAGSNSPSSLASRPVRIVLCDEVDRYPASAGAEGDPVNLAKKRATTFWNRKIVLTSTPTIKDLSRIEQAYLQSDQRRYYVPCKYCNEYQTLKWSQVKWDEGKPEEAYYVCEINNCILQDTDKQQMLKNGEWRAEGISGNVAGFHLSELYSPWVSWSKIACEFLKAKLMPETLKTWVNTSLGETWEESGDSVDETNLLSRKENWGVLIPKEIVIITAGVDVQNDRLEMEIVGFGIGEESWSLDYRVIYGDPAQNQVWDDLDNILEKQIENNIGVKLRITCVCIDSGGHHTQSVYSYCKKRQLRRIFAVKGSSVTGKGLVSRPSIANKMKVKLFSIGTDTAKEMIYSRLKITEPGSGYCHFPAIYDEQYFKQLTAEKCVTRYNKGFPVRKWEKPSGRRNEALDCRVYALAALHILNPNLEVLANKMQEAKPEIKEEKEELLTSYIPLRKPRIGGFVKNW, encoded by the coding sequence ATGAGCCGGAAGAAGAATCAGATAACGGGAACAATCAGCAGCAAGTTAGCACCGCCGCCGAAACTGACAGTATCAGCATGGGCTGATAGTTATCGCAAGCTATCTAGTGAAGCAAGCGCAGAGCCTGGAAGTTGGAAAACTGCAAAAGCCCCGTATCAACAAGCTATTATGGATGCACTGAATGATCAGCAAATAGAGATGATTGTTGTTATGTCTTCAGCTCAAGTGGGTAAAACGGAAATCATCAATAATATAGTGGGGTTTCATATTCACCAAGACCCCGCACCGATGCTAGTAGTGCAACCGACCGAGAAGCTAGCGGAAAGCTGGTCAACTGATAGGCTCTCGCCCATGCTACGGGACAGTGAAGTATTTAAGAATTTAGTTAAAGACCCACGAAGTAGAGATTCCGGCAATAAGATTTTATATAAAAAATTTCCAGGCGGTCATATCACTATGGCGGGTAGTAACTCACCGTCTTCCCTGGCAAGTAGACCTGTAAGAATAGTACTTTGTGACGAAGTTGATCGATATCCGGCAAGTGCCGGAGCTGAAGGCGATCCCGTTAATCTAGCTAAAAAAAGAGCTACTACCTTCTGGAATCGTAAAATAGTCCTAACCTCCACCCCGACCATCAAAGATTTAAGCCGAATTGAACAAGCATATTTACAGAGTGATCAAAGGCGTTATTACGTACCTTGCAAGTATTGCAATGAGTATCAAACGCTAAAATGGTCACAAGTTAAATGGGATGAAGGTAAGCCTGAAGAAGCTTATTATGTGTGTGAAATAAATAATTGTATTTTGCAAGATACAGACAAACAACAAATGCTAAAAAATGGCGAGTGGCGAGCTGAAGGAATAAGCGGGAATGTCGCAGGCTTTCATTTAAGCGAGCTTTATTCCCCATGGGTTAGTTGGAGTAAAATAGCCTGTGAGTTTCTGAAAGCAAAGCTAATGCCCGAAACCCTTAAAACCTGGGTAAATACTAGTTTAGGTGAGACATGGGAAGAAAGCGGCGACAGCGTTGATGAGACTAATTTACTTTCTCGTAAGGAAAATTGGGGCGTTTTAATTCCAAAAGAAATTGTCATAATTACTGCCGGCGTAGATGTACAAAATGATCGGCTAGAAATGGAAATAGTCGGCTTCGGGATAGGAGAAGAGAGTTGGTCACTTGATTATCGAGTAATTTACGGCGACCCTGCACAAAATCAAGTATGGGATGATTTAGATAATATATTAGAAAAACAAATAGAAAATAATATAGGCGTTAAATTACGTATCACTTGCGTTTGTATCGATTCAGGGGGACATCATACGCAAAGCGTTTATTCTTACTGCAAAAAAAGACAGCTACGGCGAATATTTGCCGTTAAAGGTTCTTCTGTTACCGGAAAGGGTTTAGTAAGCCGTCCTTCGATTGCTAATAAAATGAAAGTTAAATTATTTTCCATCGGCACGGATACAGCAAAAGAAATGATTTACAGCAGGCTTAAAATTACAGAACCCGGTAGCGGTTATTGTCATTTTCCGGCTATTTATGATGAGCAATATTTTAAGCAGTTAACAGCCGAGAAATGCGTAACTCGTTATAATAAAGGTTTTCCTGTTCGTAAATGGGAAAAACCTAGCGGCAGACGTAACGAAGCCTTAGACTGCCGAGTTTATGCGCTTGCTGCACTGCATATATTAAATCCTAATTTAGAAGTTTTGGCAAATAAAATGCAAGAAGCTAAGCCTGAAATTAAAGAAGAAAAAGAAGAGCTACTTACTTCCTATATTCCGCTAAGAAAACCCCGAATAGGCGGTTTTGTTAAGAACTGGTAA
- a CDS encoding AAA family ATPase — translation MSEILPVKDDIKAYFWMVFGYLDGLIPLRSFQEKGGGTNKPPANIWIEANDDMAVNALNFAMTTNQRQTAFYVIPGAVAEHGQASSGDILQMQVLLIDIDDGDTESKLALLENALGKASMVVESGGMTSEGHTKLHVYWQLMEAASGEELKQLLELRHKIALAVGGDTSFKSAHQPIRVAGSVYYKGGVAKLVKIRSYSRIEYTLEELVEGVKKLIGVNTLDLQNFTKNLPNINNTSLPFNNILTSKVYEGGSGEASRFNRLSRIIGYWLRRLHDGLITEAQALEEIHSYNLANVVPSWSLERIKQEVNGLWKLHLKKYGEPRKILEAVNNAKAIKSFSLRAFLDDQSELPQDLIAPRILTPGGLFVFGGAPKVGKSDFLLSLFVHLAAGVEFLGFKPSKPLKIFYFQTEVDYHYLRERLQNMRLSKELIDKAQDNLYTTHSNKVLLDESGTNAVAEHIKEKLNIIPDIIAIDPLRNVFDGGRDGATENENQAMIFFLQNRIDVLRNKTNPNAGVILVHHTKKITHTQFEEDPFQAFSGASSLRGYYTTGALLYKPEPENDNKHLIFELRNGKNIPTKIINKTNGLWTEVNPLNIPVTNQHYSTRLNAERDRRDQLIMDILQEEAQKGRAYSVSAFCEAFDSERALGSRESIRSRIKVLTRKGYIKFFKNTMDYGFGKCTSNYGLMCFENMQLVKKRGKIQNVFPTHYLHHEFEELYPVENSEIWKIYKEEIEYKEFTENQV, via the coding sequence GTGAGTGAAATCTTACCCGTAAAAGATGATATTAAGGCTTATTTTTGGATGGTATTCGGTTATTTAGACGGATTAATTCCGTTACGATCGTTTCAAGAGAAAGGGGGCGGAACTAATAAGCCCCCTGCTAATATTTGGATTGAAGCAAATGACGATATGGCTGTTAATGCTCTAAATTTTGCTATGACAACAAACCAACGACAAACGGCATTTTACGTAATTCCTGGAGCGGTTGCAGAACACGGGCAAGCTTCTAGCGGCGATATATTACAAATGCAAGTGCTGCTAATCGATATTGACGACGGGGATACCGAAAGCAAGTTAGCATTACTTGAAAACGCTTTAGGTAAGGCTAGCATGGTTGTTGAGTCGGGAGGTATGACTAGCGAGGGACATACTAAGCTGCATGTTTATTGGCAATTAATGGAGGCTGCGAGCGGTGAGGAGTTAAAACAATTGCTAGAGCTAAGGCACAAAATAGCTTTAGCCGTGGGCGGTGATACAAGCTTTAAATCGGCGCATCAACCAATTAGGGTAGCAGGCTCGGTTTATTACAAAGGCGGAGTTGCGAAGCTTGTTAAAATTAGGTCGTATAGTCGTATAGAGTATACGCTTGAGGAATTAGTAGAGGGAGTTAAAAAGTTAATTGGCGTTAATACTTTAGATCTCCAGAATTTTACTAAAAACTTACCAAACATTAACAATACTTCCTTACCTTTTAATAATATTTTGACAAGCAAAGTGTATGAAGGCGGCAGCGGTGAAGCTAGCCGTTTCAACCGATTAAGCAGGATAATAGGCTACTGGTTGCGCCGCCTTCATGATGGATTAATTACCGAAGCGCAAGCCTTGGAGGAAATACATAGTTATAATTTAGCCAATGTTGTTCCTTCTTGGTCTCTAGAAAGAATAAAACAAGAGGTTAACGGCTTATGGAAATTACATTTAAAGAAATACGGCGAGCCTCGGAAAATACTAGAAGCTGTTAATAATGCTAAAGCAATTAAAAGCTTTTCGCTAAGGGCTTTTTTAGACGATCAAAGTGAATTGCCGCAGGATTTAATAGCACCACGTATATTAACGCCTGGAGGGTTATTTGTTTTCGGCGGTGCGCCAAAAGTCGGCAAGAGTGATTTTTTATTATCGTTATTCGTGCATCTAGCGGCAGGTGTAGAATTTTTAGGATTCAAGCCTAGTAAGCCGCTAAAGATTTTCTATTTTCAGACCGAGGTAGATTACCATTATTTGCGTGAGAGATTACAAAATATGCGATTATCTAAGGAGTTAATAGATAAGGCGCAAGATAATTTATATACTACGCACAGTAATAAGGTGTTGTTAGACGAGAGCGGTACAAATGCCGTAGCCGAGCATATTAAGGAAAAATTAAACATAATTCCCGATATTATAGCAATTGACCCATTGCGCAATGTTTTTGACGGCGGTAGAGACGGAGCTACGGAAAATGAAAACCAGGCAATGATATTTTTTTTGCAAAATAGGATTGACGTACTCCGAAATAAAACAAATCCTAATGCCGGCGTTATTTTAGTTCATCATACTAAAAAAATAACACATACACAGTTTGAGGAAGACCCGTTCCAAGCGTTCAGCGGTGCAAGTAGCTTGCGAGGTTACTACACTACCGGAGCATTGCTGTATAAGCCTGAACCGGAAAATGATAACAAGCACCTAATATTTGAGCTACGTAACGGCAAAAATATTCCTACTAAGATAATTAATAAAACTAACGGTTTATGGACTGAAGTAAATCCTTTAAATATACCGGTTACTAATCAACATTACAGTACAAGGCTTAATGCCGAACGAGACCGCCGAGATCAGCTTATTATGGATATTTTGCAAGAAGAAGCACAAAAAGGACGTGCGTATTCAGTTAGTGCTTTTTGTGAAGCTTTTGACAGTGAGAGGGCTTTAGGTAGCAGAGAGTCTATTAGATCGAGAATTAAAGTTTTAACACGAAAAGGCTATATAAAGTTTTTTAAAAACACTATGGATTATGGTTTTGGTAAATGTACCTCTAATTATGGTTTAATGTGTTTTGAAAATATGCAGCTAGTTAAAAAACGCGGCAAGATACAAAACGTTTTTCCTACTCATTATTTACATCATGAATTCGAGGAATTATATCCGGTAGAAAACTCTGAAATTTGGAAAATTTATAAAGAAGAAATTGAATATAAAGAATTTACCGAAAACCAAGTTTAA
- a CDS encoding ATP-binding protein, with amino-acid sequence MSKLPIISADERLAEKRGIKGCIFGGYGIGKTSLLWTLPPESTLFFDLEAGDLAVEGWQGDSVRPRTWQECRDFAVFIGGANPSVRDNGIYGKAHYEDVCRRFGDSAAIDKYETIFIDSITFAGRLCLQWCKSQPQAVSERTGKEDMRSMYGLHGQEMITWLTHLQHARNKNIWFVGILEEKQDEYNRRTFGLQIDGSKTANELPGIVDQVITMAQVKTENGESRSFINHTLNPYGYPAKDRSGKLEMIEPPHLGNLMDKIKSHNPSSLRATKGSVAIS; translated from the coding sequence ATGAGTAAATTACCGATTATTAGCGCCGACGAACGTTTAGCAGAGAAGCGAGGCATTAAGGGCTGTATCTTCGGGGGGTACGGCATCGGTAAGACAAGCCTACTGTGGACTTTGCCGCCTGAAAGTACTTTATTCTTTGATTTAGAGGCTGGGGATTTAGCCGTAGAAGGCTGGCAAGGTGATTCTGTTAGACCTCGTACATGGCAGGAATGTAGAGACTTTGCCGTATTTATCGGCGGTGCTAATCCTTCTGTTAGGGACAACGGCATTTATGGCAAAGCACATTATGAAGATGTTTGCCGTAGGTTCGGGGATTCTGCCGCTATTGATAAATACGAAACTATCTTTATTGACTCCATAACGTTTGCAGGACGCTTATGTTTGCAATGGTGTAAATCTCAACCGCAAGCCGTTAGCGAGAGAACCGGCAAGGAGGACATGCGGAGTATGTACGGCTTGCACGGTCAAGAAATGATCACCTGGCTAACGCATCTACAACATGCCAGAAATAAAAATATCTGGTTTGTCGGGATATTGGAAGAGAAGCAAGACGAATATAATCGTCGGACATTCGGCTTGCAGATAGACGGCAGCAAAACTGCTAATGAGTTACCCGGAATAGTTGACCAGGTTATTACTATGGCACAGGTAAAAACCGAAAACGGGGAATCTCGGAGTTTCATCAATCACACTTTAAACCCTTACGGCTACCCTGCTAAAGATCGGTCGGGGAAGCTGGAAATGATCGAGCCGCCGCATTTGGGTAATTTAATGGACAAAATCAAATCACATAACCCGTCGTCATTGCGAGCGACTAAAGGGAGCGTGGCAATCTCATAA